A stretch of Schistocerca americana isolate TAMUIC-IGC-003095 chromosome 3, iqSchAmer2.1, whole genome shotgun sequence DNA encodes these proteins:
- the LOC124606529 gene encoding uncharacterized protein LOC124606529, with translation MAAGVDEVPVSIITRTAVQIEKPLAHIASLSFSEGVFLQRRKISKDRHKKENYRPISLLPDSSIGKSDSLDIYNISSKILKLSSHNIAEVLCHIINYCFDESCFPEKLKVAKVIPVHKKDSHQLLSNSQFGFRKNLSTCDAVMSYICNCLEAKEEKYIVSTKFDTVCHNTLLMKLKTVGFSVSAVKIIQSYLPNRSQTVYFNNQYSSFLPVNHGVPKG, from the exons aTGGCAGCAGGTGTTGATGAAGTACCAGTTTCAATCATAACAAGAACTGCAGTGCAGATTGAAAAACCTTTAGCACATATTGCAAGTTTATCCTTTAGTGAAGGTGTGTTTCTTCAGAGACGGAAGATCTCAAAAGACAGACATAAAAAAGAAAACTACCGTCCCATATCACTTCTTCCTGACTCTAGCATTGG CAAAAGCGATTCACTGGACATTTACAATATCAGCTCTAAAATATTGAAACTTAGTAGTCATAATATAGCAGAGGTTCTCTGTCACATCATAAACTACTGCTTTGATGAAAGTTGTTTCCCTGAAAAATTAAAAGTAGCTAAAGTAATCCCAgtccacaaaaaag ATTCTCATCAATTACTTTCAAATagccagtttgggtttaggaaaaatcTATCAACATGTGATGCTGTTATGAGCTACATATGTAACTGTCttgaagcaaaagaagaaaaatatattgtAAGTACGAAGTTTGACACTGTGTGCCACAACACTCTGTTGATGAAATTAAAAACTGTAGGTTTCTCAGTCTCTGCTGTTAAAATTATTCAGTCATACTTACCTAATAGATCTCAAACTGtttacttcaataaccaatattctagTTTCTTACCCGTTAACCATGGTGTTCCTAAAGGGTGA